A genomic stretch from Coffea arabica cultivar ET-39 chromosome 10c, Coffea Arabica ET-39 HiFi, whole genome shotgun sequence includes:
- the LOC140015929 gene encoding uncharacterized protein has translation MSEGKETTPFDIKLVMEAMTDKLLKLMKQELEPLHERMDSFEHSQTNSKSRRHKAPTRDYESSNSEEEYGSRTWKNKHRKAGVDPIKGVKMQLPTFQGKSDPDVYLEWEKRVELIFDCNDYTEEQQMRLAVMQFTDYAIVWWDQITTSRRRSGEYPITTWTELRGVMKKRFVPSHYHRDLYLKLQNLTQGAKSVEDYHKEMEIAMLRADIVEDREATMARFLSGLRPEIADQVEMHHYVDLHDMLDKAIKIERRLKRRVSRVMLMLPNGEVQTDEEDECEDMPPLVEEDEEFEEIPAHGKVGMVASLVIDPGSCTNVAGALMVERLSMPTSDHPRPYKLQWLNNSGEVRVHKQVLINFAIGRYKDDVLCDVVPMQATHIILGRPWQFDKRVIFDGFLNKYSFVHNTKKITLAPLTPQQVHEDQIGLQKEYDMHCDNKKKNLHDTKSKMAEPSSHKIDTSHSAIEGKKERKSIMLARTRDVRKALHSNQILLILFCKESLLTNELGASLPSAIADLLQEYQDVFPEDIPNGLPPLRGIEHQIDFIPGSSLPNKAPYRTNPAETKEQQRQVEDLLGKGWIQESLSPCAVPVLLVPKKDGGWRMCTDCRAINAITVKYRHPIPRLDDMLDELHGAIIFTKIDLKSGYHQIRMKEGDEWKTAFKTKHGIGAVLIQEGKPVAYFSEKLNGASLNYSTYDKELMALVRSLQTWQHYLRPREFVLHTDHESLKHIKSQTKLSKWHARWVAFIDSFVFVIKYKVGKTNVVADALSRRYTLITTLDAKLLGFEFIKDLYAADLDFGEIFTTLPRVTREHYSMSQGFLYYKGKLCIPMCSMRLLLVREAHGGGLMGHFGVAKTLSILQEHFYWPRMKRDVERHTQRTRQGHDSIYVVVDRFSKMAHFIPCHKTDDAKHVADLFFRDIVRLHGVPRTIVSDRDNIKTWEDCLPHVEFAYNRTVHTSTQFSPFEIVYGFNPLTPLDLSPLPISERVNLDGKKKAELVRDLHTKARANIEKRTLQYIQSANKGRRQMVFEPGDWVWIHMRKERFPNQRRNKLLPRGDGPFQVVERINDNAYKLDLPGEYGVRATFNVADLSPFHADDELDLGTNRLREEGIDEGLKAGQTQVAQVIQVPRGPVTRARAKKMRESLQALVSTIQGRIGDDLKIIEGLENEDSKIYTLLQVEDPPAPVAS, from the exons ATGTCCGAAGGGAAGGAAACTACTCCTTTTGATATTAAACTTGTGATGGAAGCTATGACTGACAAATTGCTCAAGCTAATGAAACAGGAATTAGAACCATTGCATGAGAGGATGGATAGTTTCGAACACTCCCAAACCAATTCTAAGTCCCGGAGACACAAAGCACCAACCCGTGACTATGAAAGTTCCAACTCCGAGGAGGAATATGGGTCGAGGACATGGAAGAATAAACACCGCAAAGCTGGTGTGGATCCAATCAAAGGCGTTAAAATGCAATTGCCtactttccaaggcaaatccgaCCCCGATGTCTATTTGGAATGGGAGAAACGAGTGGAGTTGATCTTTGATTGCAATGATTACACCGAGGAGCAGCAAATGAGACTTGCAGTCATgcaattcaccgactacgccatAGTGTGGTGGGATCAAATCACTACTAGTAGAAGGCGAAGTGGTGAATACCCTATCACTACATGGACCGAATTGAGGGGTGTCATGAAGAAACGCTTTGTTCCTAGTCACTACCACCGTGACTTGTACCTCAAACTTCAAAATTTAACACAAGGAGCCAAAAGCGTGGAGGACTACCATAAGGAGATGGAGATAGCCATGTTAAGGGCCGACATTGTCGAGGACCGGGAAGCTACTATGGCACGATTTTTAAGTGGATTGAGGCCTGAAATAGCGGATCAAGTGGAGATGCACCATTATGTGGACCTCCATGATATGCTAGACAAGGCTATTAAGATTGAAaggaggctcaagaggaggg tgtcaagggtTATGCTTATGCTACCAAATGGGGAAGTACAAACGGATGAGGAGGATGAGTGTGAGGACATGCCTCCCTTGGTTGAGGAAGATGAGGAATTTGAGGAGATACCAGCTCATGGTAAAGTTGGTATGGTTGCAAG CTTGGTAATTGACCCAGGTAGCTGTACCAATGTTGCTGGTGCACTCATGGTGGAACGATTGAGCATGCCAACAAGTGATCACCCCCGACCTTACAAACTACAATGGCTGAATAATAGTGGTGAGGTACGTGTTCATAAGcaagttttaattaattttgccATTGGTAGATATAAAGATGATGTTTTatgtgatgttgtgcctatgcaagCTACTCATATTATTTTGGGAAGGCCATGGCAATTTGATAAAAGGGTCATTTTTGATGGATTCTTGAATAAGTATTCCTTTGTGCATAATACTAAAAAGATCACACTTGCACCTCTTACACCtcaacaagtgcatgaggacCAAATTGGGTTGCAAAAGGAATATGACATGCATTGtgacaataaaaagaaaaatttacatGATACAAAGAGCAAAATGGCCGAACCATCTTCTCATAAAATTGACACTTCACATTCGGCCATTGAagggaaaaaggagagaaaatccatcatgcTTGCTAGAACTAGAGATGTGCGAAAGGCTTTGCACTCTAACCAGATTTTGCTTATCTTGTTTTGTAAAGAGTCTTTGCTCACTAATGAACTTGGTGCTTCTTTGCCTAGTGCTATTGCTGACCTTTTACAGGAGTACCAAGACGTATTTCCTGAGGATATACCTAATGGGTTGCCACCTTTGAGGGGAATagaacatcaaattgatttcattcctggCTCTTCCCTTCCTAATAAGGCACCATATAGGACTAATCCGGCGGAAACTAAGGAGCAACAAAGGCAAGTAGAGGACTTGCTTGGTAAGGGCTGGATTCAAGAGAGTTTAAGTCCTTGTGCTGTACCTGTCCTACTtgtgccaaagaaagatggaggatgGAGGATGTGCACCGATTGTAGAGCCATAAATGCCataacggtaaagtatcgcCATCCCATACCTCGAttagatgacatgcttgatgagtTACATGGTGCTATTATATTTACTAAGATTGACTTGAAAAGTGGTTATCACCAAATACGTATGAAAGAAGGggatgagtggaaaacagcatttaaaacaaaacatg GTATTGGAGCTGTGCTCATTCAAGAGGGGAAACCAGTggcctactttagtgagaagtTGAATGGTGCCTCGTTGAACTACTCAACTTATGACAAGGAATTGATGGCCTTGGTGCGATCTCTCCAaacttggcaacactacctcAGACCTCGGGAATTCGTACTCCACACTGATCATGAATCGCTCAAACACATCAAATCACAAACCAAATTGAGCAAATGGCATGCGAGGTGGGTGGCTTTCATTGATAGTTTCGTGTTTGTCATCAAATATAAGGTTGGAAAGactaatgtagtggctgatgcacttTCTAGAAGGTATACACTAATCACTACACTAGACGCTAAGTTGCTTGGCTTTGAATTCATTAAGGATTTATATGCAGCTGACCTAGACTTTGGTGAGATTTTCACAACCTTGCCACGAGTTACTCGTGAGCATTATTCTATGTCGCAGGGGTTCTTGTACTACAAAGGTAAACTATGTATTCCAATGTGCTCCATGCGACTTTTGTTGGTTAGAGAGGCTCATGGTGGAGGCCTCATGGGACATTTTGGAGTGGCCAAGACCTTGTCCATTCTCCAAGAGCATTTCTACTGGCCTCGCATGAAGAGGGATGTTGAGAGGCATACACAAAG AACTAGACAAGGGCATGATTCCATTTATGTGGTAGTTGATCGTTTCTCAAAGATGGCTCACTTCATTCCTTGccataaaactgatgatgctAAACATGTGGCTGATTTATTCTTTAGGGACATAGTGCGTTTACATGGGGTACCTCGTACCATTGTTTCTGATAGGGAT aacattaaaaCTTGGGAGGATTgcttgcctcatgttgaatttgcatataatcgCACTGTGCATACTTCTACTCAATTTtcaccttttgaaattgtttatggatTTAACCCTCTCACACCTTTAGACTTGTCTCCTTTACCTATTTCTGAGAGAGTTAACCTAGATGGTAAGAAAAAGGCTGAGCTCGTGCGGGATTTGCATACCAAAGCTAGAGCTAATATTGAGAAACGTACCCTTCAATACATTCAAAGTGCCAACAAGGGACGTCGCCAGATGGTgtttgaaccaggtgattgggtttggataCACATGAGAAAGGAGCGTTTTCCAAACCAAAGGCGCAACAAACTACTTCCACGGGGTGATGGGCCATTTCAAGTTGtggagcgcatcaatgacaatgcctacaaacttGACCTTCCAGGTGAGTATGGAGTACGTGCTACATTCAATGTGGCTGACTTGAGTCCTTTTCATGCAGACGACGAGcttgatttggggacaaatcgcctACGAGAGGAGGGGATTGATGAGGGACTCAAGGCTGGTCAAACACAAGTTGcacaagtcattcaagtaccacGTGGTCCAGTCACAAGAGCTCGTGCCAAGAAGATGCGTGAATCTTTACAAGCCCTTGTGAGTACAATCCAAGGCCGCATTGGAGATGATTTAAAgattattgaaggcttggagaatgaagattcaaaaatttacacattgCTCCAAGTAGAAGACCCTCCAGCGCCTGTTGCTAGTTAG